atcttcatcaacctctccttcccccttgctggatcaagaaggaggagacgtcacgcttaCCGTACAtgtgtttaacgcggaggtgccgtccgttcggcgctaggatctccggtgatttggatcacgacgagtacgactccctcaacctcgttctcttgaacgcttctgctcgcgatctacaaggatatgtagatgcactcctctctctagttgctagatgaactcataaattgatcttggtgaacgtaggaaattttttattttatgcaacgttccccaatagaatCATTACAAGATATGAATGTAACACCTACGACTATGTTGACTTCTTCtgcagcaacaccttcaagaagggataAACGCCCTGATGTTGCGGTCGCCATGTAGACGACGCCTTGAACTAGATTACAACACAAGTTCGCCGTTGTTGTGCCCGACCAGCAAGACTAGAACAAAGTATGTTCCAAGCACCATCTTTTTTTACAGAGAGACTGTAAGGGAGGCCCCTGCAGTACAATTGGTGCCAAAAAACAAATTGCAAGTATTGTGCCTTGAACCTGGATGGGTGGGAAGGCGTTAGCCTCTTCCCATTattaggctatgccttagtctgcatatCTCCCGACAGTCACGTTTGCCAGTTCTCCATGCTAGACCAAGGTGGCCTAGCAAATGGGTGGGACGAATGACCACCACCATGGCCCTCAGGAGGCCGGCCATGCCACGGTTCGGATCTAGCCGACGAAGCCGCGTCGCCGCCAAACGCTAGCTTTGTCGCATGACCTCTGCTGCCACAATAGTCACCGTCGTCCAACCAGACACCGAATGCCACGTGTCACCATCCTTCCGCCTAATGCAGCCGCCTCGTGCGAAGGTGATCTCGCCACCGTAGACCACGAGAGCTCGGCACCACCCTGACATTGGTCCTTCAGCCCAGGGCCCTTGCCCTGGCGCAAAGGAATCCTTGCTACCGTACGTCGTTCTCCACATCAACATGGGCCTCATTCAATGCTACCGCTGCACCTCCATGTGATAGGTTATGCCTCACCAGCACAGCCCACCCGGCGCTGCGACTTGCAGCACGGACGTGGAAGCCGGCCCTCCAGAACCCGTTGTCCTCCACGTGTGCAGGGAGGGCAGCGAGGTAGGAGGAAGGTGCTCGAGGACAATCAGGGTGACACCTCTACGTGGGATGAGAAGGCCCACTTATGACACATCCCCGCGGACTTGGCAGTCGTTGTTCATCTCCTTCGCGAGGAAGGTCGCCACCTTTCCGCCGTCACCGGGCACATAAACTCGGGTCGACCCGCTTATGACACATCAAACCCATCGGCTAGGGCGGGGGGGGGTCGCCTCCGCAATATTAGGATGCGGTGATCTTTTCGTCCACGCAACTTCTACAAGCTCATGAGTTGAGAAAAGTCTGCTCCACCGAAACGCATGTCAGAGTAATCAACGACAACGATAGATGCGGCTAGATGCAGGCATGCCAACGTTTTAGCAaccatccaaaaataataattttaATCATCACAAAACATTAGTACTCCATCCGTACGACAATGAGGGAGGGATGTTAGCTTGAAAAACCAtcttatattatgaaacggagggagtagtgtttaGTACTAGGACTGATTTTGACAACGATTCAAACATATCGTGATTCCTGAATCATCAATGCCTAGGAAATGCCACGGTGCCAATCTTGGGCAAATTCACATTACCCCTACCATCTGCTTGAAGTTTGAGCAAGTGTCGCTTGTAACATGATCATCGTAATATTGTGAACGCACATATTTTTTTGGGATAGTCCAAACTCCAAAGGTGCCCTTTTGTAAAAAAAAAAGCGCGTTCTCTCAGGTGGAAAatgatttttcttttttcttctgcaGGGAAGAAATTTTGTCAAacgttaaaatataggaaaaattatACATGTACATGTCTGTTTTTGTGAGATCCTGGATTTTTTATATAGAAAAAACACATGTATTCAACCTTTTTTTAGAGCATTGAAGCTGCCAAGAGTGCAAAGATGTTTCTTTTTGCATGAAAATGGCACGATCATGTACAAAATAATACCATTTCTTTATAGTACAGATGTTTTTAACTAATTAATGATTTACTGTTCATTCCAGGAGACATTTCTCTACTCCTATGAATTTTGAGTTTATCTTAATAATCATCTTTACAATCACCtattttgtagtgctttttaaGGCACTGTTTTTAAGTAAATAAATTCAATTTTGGATGCATTTTTGGTTGTAACTGAACAGCTTCAGCTACGTTCATTTAGTCTAGTCATTTTGTGCCACATTTACAACAATCAGCCACATACAACGCCATTATACCCAGGAAGCATtgagatgtactccctctgtaaactaatataagatgttttagatcatTGAAGGTAGTACATGCAATTCGATCGAAGAACTATTCCAATTGATACAACATACTTTTTCTTATTCATTGCATGTGCACTGGTGCTACTTTCTACAGTAGTAGTACATGCCATGCGAGTTGGGCAGTGCCACAACAGCTCTATCGGAGTTCATAGTTGACCCTAGAAGAACCTATCAACAGATGGATCAGACTCCGACAAGCTACCTTCAAAGTTCACCTTGCAGCCACCAGGTAGCTGCAACCCAGCTTCCTCGCAGCTCTGCCTTGTAACCTGAGGACATGACCGGACGTCGAGGTACTCGAGTGCCTTGCATGACTCTATCACGCTGCTCACTCCCACAACTGTGAGGTCAACACAATTGTTGATCTTCAGAACTCTCAATTCCGACTGAAACAAGTTCGCTTCCATGCCCTGAAATGCCGCATCAGTTATTTGGTCGCAGCACCCGACATCAATAGCGGCAAGAAGTTTACAGTTGCACAACAGACTTCTCAACGAGGCGTCTGTTATTTTCAAGCACCAGTCCATTCTTAAAATCCGGAGGCTGCTACAACAGGCAAGAGCTAGTGCTTCTATGGACTCATCGCTAATATCCCGACATCCACCGATGATGAGGGTCTCTAGGTTGCAGCAGAACTTAGCTAGTGAATAGATGGACTTATTGCCCACTTTGCTGCAATCCAACAGTTTCAATGACACCAGAGATGATGACGAGACCTCAGCAATTTTGCAAATTCCAGGATCACCAACTTTATTGCATTTGCTTATGTCTAGTGACTTCATTTTATGACAACCATCGGCTAGAGCTGAGATTCCAGCATCTGTTATGCTGTTACATCCTGCAGCCCCAAGCTCTTCCAAGTTCAAACAGTTTTTTGATACAGCATGCAACAAATTATCAGTTATTAATCTGCAACCTGCGATGTGCAACTGTCTCAACTTCTGGCAGCCTGACGCAACCACCTTTAAACCTTTATCACTAAGTTTTTTGCAGTGAGAGACATCTAGGGTTTGCAGACATTGCAAGCCTTCTCCTAATTTGACCATTCCAACATCAGTGATACCTAAGACAGACATGAACAGTAGAATATGTAAATACATTAGATTAAGGAAATACCAACAATTCACAACCAAATCAGATAACTGGTGCCCCCTATTATATGAAGTCTCCATAAACTCTAAGTGACATTTATGttcaagaaaaataaataaagaacaCAAGTTTCAGTCCGTGCGAAAAACTGCGCGCCCGAAGCCAAAATGACAATGAAAGATGTCGGTTCCAGTTCTGAACTGCGTGAATGCATCAATACCGAAAACTCGTAACTTCTAGCAGTGCTAGTAACTTCACAGTGCTGAAGATTACCAATATTAATTTTCGTCCAAAAATAACAATATTTATCACTGTGTCAGAGAAATGCTACAAAGACCACAAGTTGTATGAATACATATTTTGTTGGAAGTACACTCAAAATTCTCTAGTCAGACTGCCCAAATTGAACTGATGGGTTATTATTACCACAACAAAGTACCAAACAGAAAGTTTTCTCGGAGCTGTAAAAGAAGTACATATGGGATTCCACACCACAGAAATCAGCATGTTCTATAAACACAATTGAGGGCAACTGAACATCTGCATCTGACCAGCATATAGAACCAAACATTTAACCAGGGCTACAAATATCTCCACTAGAGTTGAGTTCTCTGGTCTAAGCCAGTAGCCAGCGTAATATAACCTGCGTCGAAAACGACCTTCCAGAAATTGCAAAATTTCTCATGTATGTACTTCTCACTTCGAATTAGAGCAGTAGCTGTAGCTGTCTGGGTTATTTGGTAGGAATCGAACATGTATATTGTGTGGCTTACCAGTCCGTATTTCATTAAATTTCTTGTTCACGTGTTTCTGATTGAACGATTCAAATTTGACAGAGTTAAAATGAACAAAGTTCTTCAGACGCCCCAGTTTGCTTATTCTCTCCCATCTTTGTAGGGTAAGAAACCCAATAAATCACGAATCTTACTACTTATTTGATAAGAAGGAAAGCTTTCTGCATTTGCGAATTAACGCACACAAACAGTGCGAATGGATCAGGCCGAAAAGAGGTCTCACCTTTGCAGTTCTGCAGGGCGAGGACTCGCAGATTGCAGAACCCCCCTGCAATGACGTCCAGATCGCCATCGATAACACCGGGGTAGAAAGAGCGGGACGGCGACTGGGAGAGATCCAGCTCGAGAATGCCCGGGAAGCGTGCTGCCAGGCGGCGCAGCATGGACGGACCGGCGCgcgcgcgcaggcggcggcgctcggagcTCTGGATCCGGAGCCAGCGCCTGCACACGAGCCCGAACGCGTCGCGCTCCGACTCGGGCCTCAGCCGGGTGAGCACCGCACGGAGCTCATCGTCGGTGAGCACCTCGTTGATGAGGGCCTCATCGCCTTCCGACGGTGATGCAGACATTGCCGGAGTTACGACTTTTTTCGGTGAAGGGATTATTAGTTTTCAGTGCATTTGCAATGTAGACTTTTTTTTCTTCGGGTACAACACCCTGTGAACAGTAGATTAttagaaaaaaagagaaataaaaaataattcttTTGTGATGCAAGTTGCTCAAATGCCTGATGTTTGTGCAATTTTTTGGGGTTGTTTAAACTTTCGAGAAGCTCGTGACAAAAAGGATAAAATCGGGTGTGAATTTTGTTTTCAAAAGTTTTTTAAACACacaaaatttgtcttttttaccacGAGCTCCTCGAAGATCTAGACTTAACCAAACTTTGTACACACATCACGCAGAGGAGCATCTTGCACCAACAAAAtcattttgtattttttttctattttactaTTCACACCCGGGCTCATCTGAGCCTGGGTGCAGAATAACCACATCTGATGAAATGGGTTTTTACATCTGCGGCACCGTAATTGGTCTTGCCGTCTTGGGTCTCTTGGCATGTGAGAATTGACAATGAACAACTCAAGGGATGTCAGACCAAGAGCTTGAGCAGCTCTCGCTCGCCATCCGAGTGTACCCTCGACTCCATGGTGATGTCCAGACGAAGTATCACCTCATTATCTACCATGATTTGGAGTTTGACGTTCCCAATGAAGTGGTCGCTTCACTTAGCCAATCGTCGAGCGGTGCTTTTTAACTCACATGCTAGACGCCTAAAGGGGTTGGCAATTTGTTGCTCTTCATTCCACGCTTTGTGCACCACGTTCTGGAAGCCTCCACCACTGTCCAGAAGGTTTCAAAATGAAATCGGTTTCCTCGCCGCATGCAGGGGTCAAGCACCAAAAGAAGTGGACAACGATTTGACACGGACATGCTCaacactgtgacgcccccgattccatcgtacactaatcatacacgcaaaagtgtacgatcaagatcagggactcaccggAAGATATCATAACATGACTCTAGACACAAATCCAAATAATACAAGCtctatattacaagtcaggggcctcgagggctcgaatacatagctcgattcacaagagtcagcggaagcaacaatatttgagtacatacataagttaaacaaggatgccttaagaaggctagcacaaaagcaacacgatcgaagaggcaaggcctcctgcctgggacctcctaactattcctggtcgtcggcggtctccacgtagcagtatccatcggcggtggcatctggctccagggatccaccatctggttgcatcaaccggaaagaagaaagaagggggaaaaggggtagcaaagcaaccgtgagtactcatccaaagtacttgcaagcattagatctatactaagtatgcattggtatcaaatgaaagatttgtatctgtggactgaactgcagacaCTGAAAAAAGTAGCGTGCTATAAcgccgctaatagcacgctatagcatataGAGAATTGTCTCGCTAAATAATCAATGTACAATgcctcgctaatagcacgctatagcacgctaatagcatattttcAAGGGCCATGCTATTTTCTATAGCGTGCTATTTTTTCATTgtctgcagaatgccagaatagagggggaaggcctagcctatcgaagactagcatcttcaagcggctccaagcatcttgcagcatgtagaagagtagaGAATAGCAATTTAATATTTAACAAATATGTTGTAGAACCAACGCCCATAGATCCTTCCCTGACTCCCCGCGGAAAAGCAATCTCGGAgtcacatatccatcacatgtctcaagtatccatttctagttatataagatcaggatataagtctgaacgtccattatcgTGGACAcgatattcgaatatatatcttccctgcaggggtgcaccacgttacccaacatgctcgatcactctggccggacacacctttctggggtcaatgcctggcctcgaaagatcaacacgtcgcagccctacctaggctcagcagagaggtccccgtcggtctacctcctaagcactctagggtctgggcccatcgctcgTTGCACttcgggtcgttgcgagcagggcggaCCTGGCTCCACCACTATAGAATGGtgtcggcccagccgtgccgcactgctaaactggacgtctgacaaagcttcggctgataccacgacatcgaggcccataactattctcgcgtggtggttagtgcgtaaaggccagaggccaactcagaacaaatacccaaacctgttagtgcattgggggctcgcgaaaatgagcagagactcacgataatgtgaacCTGTCGCCCCATCtcatggacttacgacaagggcccagaatgcccggccatgccacgTAGAAAACTCATgggtgctcaacgggcccgcccgactttcacatcaactcgcgggtaccctcaaggccgacccgacttcaacaatggtctcaagtaaagtccgggtaactgtgtgtccaaacatcaaggggaaaaccccgAGGAAttacccccggtgaattccactcaatgtaatcatcaaggtgaatgtaagaggaaccaccctcgaggttcacacttgaggtattgcacgacagagccgtatcgggagtggtgaaggaggaaccaccctcattgaccacgaccaaatagctacactacagagttgtcATCGGGAGTGCattgtgaggtctcaccctcggcactcgatagtagctctacagagtcgagcaaaaaaaggggcatgatgtgatgtgaggtgtcgggctctggtcgtcgatcacgttgatcgattcgtcgatgatgaagcaggggcaacaaggacaaggtgggggtcac
Above is a window of Triticum aestivum cultivar Chinese Spring chromosome 6B, IWGSC CS RefSeq v2.1, whole genome shotgun sequence DNA encoding:
- the LOC123137582 gene encoding F-box/LRR-repeat protein 2 gives rise to the protein MSASPSEGDEALINEVLTDDELRAVLTRLRPESERDAFGLVCRRWLRIQSSERRRLRARAGPSMLRRLAARFPGILELDLSQSPSRSFYPGVIDGDLDVIAGGFCNLRVLALQNCKGITDVGMVKLGEGLQCLQTLDVSHCKKLSDKGLKVVASGCQKLRQLHIAGCRLITDNLLHAVSKNCLNLEELGAAGCNSITDAGISALADGCHKMKSLDISKCNKVGDPGICKIAEVSSSSLVSLKLLDCSKVGNKSIYSLAKFCCNLETLIIGGCRDISDESIEALALACCSSLRILRMDWCLKITDASLRSLLCNCKLLAAIDVGCCDQITDAAFQGMEANLFQSELRVLKINNCVDLTVVGVSSVIESCKALEYLDVRSCPQVTRQSCEEAGLQLPGGCKVNFEGSLSESDPSVDRFF